A genome region from Nitrosopumilus oxyclinae includes the following:
- a CDS encoding DNA primase small subunit domain-containing protein, whose protein sequence is MQEADLQFLEGSFKKYYFNHFDLIKVPERTSEREFGYQKFNSGMTRHIPIKDDKELHLMLIQNIPSDVYCSNAYYTFPNLPMNEKDWKEADLIFDIDAKDLNLPCREGHTVSICNECNEVSKTLTQCLKCNSSKLEKKSLPCKNCIGASKIEVKKLSEVLIHDLAIAKENIQVFFSGNEGFHVYVYNSQFQEIGSRERSELTDYISLRGAIPETFGIRKLKQDRAALPNFDDRGWRGRFSKYVFGSKSKRSKIVTELLSNGYSSFQKTLDDVSENIGVKIDPNVTMDIHRIFRLPGSINSKSGLTKIQCDDLENFDPYTEASFLSDDAVEVIANCPIEFKLKNKKFGPYLNEKITVPTFAAVYMICKKLARIA, encoded by the coding sequence ATGCAAGAAGCAGATTTGCAATTTTTAGAAGGTTCTTTCAAAAAATATTATTTTAATCATTTTGATCTAATCAAAGTTCCAGAGAGAACATCTGAAAGAGAATTTGGTTACCAGAAATTTAATTCAGGAATGACTAGACATATTCCCATTAAAGATGATAAAGAATTACATCTGATGCTGATACAAAACATTCCATCTGATGTTTATTGTTCCAACGCATACTATACATTCCCAAATTTACCAATGAATGAAAAGGATTGGAAAGAGGCTGATCTAATTTTTGATATTGATGCAAAAGATCTTAATTTACCATGCAGAGAAGGACACACAGTATCAATTTGTAATGAATGCAATGAAGTATCTAAAACTTTAACTCAATGTTTAAAATGTAATTCATCAAAGTTAGAAAAAAAATCACTACCATGTAAAAATTGTATTGGTGCTTCAAAAATTGAAGTTAAAAAATTATCCGAAGTGCTAATTCATGATCTTGCAATTGCTAAAGAAAACATTCAAGTATTTTTTTCTGGTAATGAGGGATTTCATGTTTATGTTTATAATTCACAATTTCAAGAAATTGGTTCTAGAGAAAGATCTGAATTAACTGATTACATCTCTCTTCGTGGAGCAATCCCTGAAACATTTGGAATTAGAAAACTTAAACAAGATCGTGCTGCACTTCCTAACTTTGATGATCGGGGTTGGAGAGGCAGATTCTCAAAATATGTTTTTGGTTCCAAGTCAAAACGCTCAAAAATAGTTACAGAATTACTTTCAAATGGCTATTCTTCTTTTCAAAAAACCTTGGATGATGTTTCAGAAAACATTGGAGTGAAAATTGATCCAAATGTTACTATGGATATACACAGAATTTTTAGATTACCAGGATCTATTAATAGTAAAAGTGGACTCACAAAAATCCAATGTGATGATTTAGAAAACTTTGATCCGTATACTGAAGCATCTTTTCTTAGTGATGATGCAGTAGAAGTTATTGCAAATTGCCCCATTGAATTTAAATTAAAAAACAAAAAATTTGGACCATATCTAAACGAAAAAATCACGGTTCCAACATTTGCCGCAGTCTATATGATTTGTAAAAAACTTGCCAGAATAGCTTGA
- a CDS encoding UPF0182 family protein has translation MYSASTDKQAPPPDAGKYIRLGIVAIIGIVIFTMVGNQAVILSMNFTEFGDQFTKPLYYTLVSTIILSAIALIRVNIVGRSSIFWYAISTGIGFLGSGGQQPITNTLKSFRDYKLSSVQFVIWQITKILLFGAFFANIMFGFAAMSFIDGNTLGIENLPSLFTLPFVTPDNNPNYAAENVVPMIPALVILIPPLLAAIGLRLFLYVGIHRIINVVTSYLQDSNEGKPRYLNYVSTIEGIIGIGIIWAGINLFFTDQIDYNTRYVIGGTLVIGFALIAFSLVDRIRARVLTHMFKRDVYIRFLTILAIAIIVAGVVSVNNSIADAKKIEFLGPYTAQQIGVNRYLGELNDVQENIHDVQLTSVSANNIKNYVKQNSDVLDVIRVWDWEAAFAKLKPEIGLIPYVDFEDNDILRFNNTLYWTASMKPILPTSVSLENRWYNEHLVYTHVPNGFLTLEATDGQIIDSGKFFKQREIYYGEGGLFEQTWSGYPNSRDAQNSAELGGVSYSGLGGLDVSPPLSWIFEPNFLLSFPGESVHIMRYKDVHDRMEVLYPYFLYDLFGKELDSLPVTDGKNSYWLIPLIIGFDTGDVPWSVGNPYLRLVGYALVDSYNGDIQLLKTGDDFFTDMFASQYDEQFQPMPSWLEEQIRYPVELFNWKTEMYNIYHVTNVETFIQANEFYEIPRGLDTYYVEAKPPGFTQTEFLGLLSLELRGSQGRNLAGYMVVENDLERLGDMQFYEVPLNSSTKLIGPTAVREALDRDPEFAQLKTLLRNPRVGDNILYRVGDHDVYFIPVYTAGAGGVVAQLGTIAAVGAAFNGEYFVGLGETQEKAFEAYLKKVSGVASTTTTADDNYVELVRSDRIDIIKKLFETNGISVSEPTSIQIPLSFNEGELFFFTESDREDAEKFLLEFIDDFVKPRSDRVFMWQEDTNLNIGTVFVKDGLPEIHYVSIEVGN, from the coding sequence TTGTATAGCGCCTCTACTGATAAACAAGCTCCGCCTCCTGATGCTGGAAAATACATCAGATTAGGCATTGTTGCAATTATTGGAATAGTCATTTTCACAATGGTTGGAAATCAGGCAGTTATTCTATCAATGAATTTTACAGAATTTGGAGATCAATTTACCAAACCTCTCTACTATACACTTGTTTCAACAATAATTCTTTCTGCCATTGCTCTTATTCGAGTTAACATTGTAGGAAGATCATCAATTTTCTGGTATGCAATTAGCACAGGAATAGGATTTTTAGGAAGTGGGGGACAGCAGCCAATTACAAATACTCTAAAAAGTTTTAGAGATTACAAATTATCATCAGTACAATTTGTAATTTGGCAAATTACAAAGATCTTGCTTTTCGGAGCTTTCTTTGCAAATATTATGTTTGGATTTGCAGCAATGTCATTTATTGATGGAAATACTTTGGGAATTGAAAATTTACCTTCCTTGTTTACTTTACCTTTTGTAACTCCTGATAATAATCCAAACTATGCTGCAGAAAATGTCGTTCCGATGATTCCAGCTTTAGTAATATTAATTCCACCCTTACTTGCAGCTATTGGACTTCGTTTATTTTTGTATGTTGGAATTCATAGAATAATTAATGTAGTTACATCTTATCTCCAAGATTCAAATGAAGGAAAACCACGATATTTAAATTATGTTTCAACTATTGAGGGAATAATAGGTATTGGAATAATTTGGGCAGGAATTAATCTATTCTTCACAGATCAAATTGATTACAATACAAGATATGTAATTGGAGGTACTCTTGTCATAGGTTTTGCATTAATTGCGTTTTCCCTAGTTGATAGAATTCGAGCACGTGTACTAACTCATATGTTTAAACGAGATGTATACATTAGATTTTTAACAATTCTTGCAATTGCAATTATTGTAGCTGGTGTTGTTTCAGTAAATAATAGTATTGCAGATGCAAAGAAAATTGAATTTTTAGGACCATACACTGCTCAGCAGATAGGAGTAAATCGTTATCTAGGAGAATTAAATGATGTTCAAGAAAATATTCATGACGTTCAACTGACATCTGTTTCTGCAAATAATATCAAAAATTATGTAAAACAAAATAGTGATGTTCTTGATGTTATTCGAGTTTGGGATTGGGAAGCAGCATTTGCCAAATTAAAACCTGAGATAGGTCTTATCCCATATGTAGACTTTGAAGATAATGATATTCTTCGCTTTAACAATACATTATACTGGACTGCTTCAATGAAGCCAATTTTACCTACTTCTGTTAGTCTTGAAAATCGATGGTATAATGAACATCTTGTTTATACTCATGTTCCAAATGGATTCCTTACGTTAGAGGCTACTGATGGACAAATTATTGACAGTGGTAAATTTTTCAAACAAAGAGAAATTTACTATGGAGAAGGAGGATTATTTGAGCAAACCTGGTCTGGTTATCCTAACTCAAGAGATGCCCAAAATAGTGCAGAACTTGGAGGCGTTTCATATTCTGGTTTAGGTGGATTGGATGTTTCACCTCCATTGAGTTGGATTTTTGAGCCAAACTTTTTGTTATCATTTCCAGGCGAATCAGTTCACATTATGAGATACAAAGATGTCCATGACAGAATGGAAGTATTGTATCCTTATTTCTTGTATGATTTATTTGGAAAAGAATTAGATTCACTTCCTGTAACTGATGGAAAAAATTCCTATTGGCTAATCCCATTAATTATTGGATTTGATACAGGTGATGTTCCTTGGTCTGTAGGGAACCCATACTTGCGTCTAGTAGGATATGCACTTGTCGATTCTTACAATGGTGATATTCAATTATTAAAAACTGGAGATGATTTTTTTACTGACATGTTTGCAAGCCAATATGATGAGCAATTCCAACCAATGCCTTCATGGTTAGAAGAACAAATTAGATACCCTGTAGAATTATTTAATTGGAAAACTGAAATGTACAATATTTACCATGTAACTAACGTTGAGACATTTATTCAAGCAAATGAATTCTATGAAATTCCTCGAGGCCTTGATACCTATTATGTTGAAGCGAAACCTCCTGGATTTACTCAAACAGAATTCTTAGGATTGCTTTCATTGGAATTAAGAGGTTCTCAAGGTAGAAACCTTGCAGGATACATGGTAGTTGAAAATGATCTTGAAAGATTAGGTGATATGCAATTCTATGAAGTTCCATTAAATTCTAGTACTAAACTAATTGGACCTACAGCCGTTAGAGAAGCACTTGATAGAGATCCTGAATTTGCCCAACTGAAGACTTTGTTACGAAATCCAAGAGTTGGTGATAATATTTTATATCGTGTAGGTGATCATGATGTTTACTTTATTCCTGTTTATACTGCAGGTGCAGGTGGAGTAGTTGCCCAATTAGGAACTATTGCAGCAGTAGGTGCTGCATTCAACGGAGAATATTTTGTTGGATTAGGTGAAACGCAAGAAAAAGCATTTGAAGCATACTTGAAGAAAGTTTCTGGTGTAGCTTCAACTACAACTACTGCTGATGATAATTATGTTGAATTAGTTAGAAGTGATAGAATTGACATTATAAAGAAGTTATTTGAAACAAATGGTATTTCTGTTTCAGAACCAACATCAATTCAAATTCCATTATCATTTAATGAAGGAGAATTGTTCTTCTTTACTGAAAGTGATCGTGAAGATGCTGAAAAATTCCTATTAGAATTCATTGATGACTTTGTAAAACCACGTAGTGATAGAGTCTTCATGTGGCAAGAGGATACTAACCTCAATATTGGAACTGTATTTGTAAAGGATGGACTTCCAGAGATTCATTATGTCTCAATTGAGGTTGGCAACTAA
- a CDS encoding type 1 glutamine amidotransferase, whose product MLLVVDNGSIYTKQLTDFLTQKNILFEKQSPQSLGLDSLFNYDSFILSGRKKNKKKINEINSKIISHCIKNNNKLLGICYGAEILALTLGGTIRKISTLQKGMESIQIIKKNSICNKTINVFESHSYEISKLPTFLFSIAKSMNCKNEIIQYEERPIFGTQFHPEMSPDGNDLIEKFCSL is encoded by the coding sequence TTGCTTCTGGTTGTCGATAACGGTTCTATCTATACAAAACAGTTAACTGATTTTTTAACCCAAAAAAATATTTTATTTGAAAAACAATCTCCTCAAAGTTTAGGATTAGATTCACTTTTCAATTATGATTCTTTTATTCTTTCTGGACGAAAAAAAAATAAAAAAAAAATAAATGAAATTAATTCTAAAATTATCTCACATTGTATTAAAAATAATAATAAATTATTAGGAATTTGTTATGGTGCAGAAATTTTAGCACTTACTTTAGGTGGTACAATTAGAAAAATTTCTACCCTTCAAAAAGGAATGGAATCAATTCAAATTATCAAAAAAAATTCTATTTGTAATAAAACTATTAATGTTTTTGAAAGTCATAGTTATGAGATTTCTAAATTGCCTACTTTTTTATTTTCAATTGCTAAATCAATGAATTGTAAGAATGAAATAATTCAATATGAGGAAAGACCAATTTTTGGAACTCAATTTCATCCAGAAATGAGTCCTGATGGTAATGATTTAATTGAAAAATTCTGTTCCCTTTGA
- a CDS encoding tetratricopeptide repeat protein gives MEEENHELLLPLVDDENICLPLPINVVSKYWNIDLPMAEAIESAKKYSGFVGSILIEGIEMAERHGLTCKIIHSSLSELKKIIDLGIPPIVILPGIPEITQHASVITGYDKQEKTILHYIQKGNQEGEQQEGAIPQDIFEKEWSEEGKLLLILAPSDIIASINLEKDSSDKSNRLCFISEKQNILKNNSEALESLKQSLELDPNNSTALNLFAAILNAQNSPECIKYYEKCLQINKNSYLTYNGMGNFYLKTGQFDKAENSYSKAIKINPKRSAKIYKNRAYLLEKQNKNSEAKNDLKNYLKFNPKASDRGMIEQTIREL, from the coding sequence ATGGAAGAAGAAAACCATGAATTACTATTACCACTTGTAGATGATGAAAATATTTGTTTACCTTTACCAATTAATGTAGTATCAAAATATTGGAATATTGATTTACCTATGGCAGAAGCCATAGAGTCTGCAAAAAAATATTCTGGATTTGTTGGTAGTATTTTGATTGAGGGAATAGAAATGGCTGAAAGACATGGTTTAACATGTAAAATAATTCATTCATCACTTTCTGAATTAAAAAAAATTATTGATTTAGGAATTCCACCAATTGTAATTCTACCTGGAATCCCTGAAATAACTCAACACGCTTCTGTAATTACAGGATATGATAAACAAGAAAAAACAATTTTACATTACATTCAGAAAGGTAATCAAGAAGGAGAACAACAAGAAGGTGCAATTCCTCAAGATATTTTTGAAAAAGAATGGTCTGAAGAAGGAAAATTATTGTTAATTTTAGCACCTTCTGACATAATTGCATCCATAAATCTAGAAAAAGACTCTAGTGACAAATCAAATAGATTATGCTTTATTTCTGAAAAACAAAATATTTTAAAAAATAACTCTGAAGCACTTGAATCATTAAAACAATCTTTAGAACTTGATCCAAATAATTCTACTGCACTTAATCTATTTGCTGCAATCCTTAACGCTCAAAATTCCCCAGAATGTATAAAATATTATGAGAAATGTTTACAAATCAACAAGAACTCATATTTGACCTATAATGGTATGGGAAATTTTTATCTTAAGACCGGTCAATTCGATAAAGCAGAAAATTCCTACAGTAAGGCAATCAAAATTAATCCAAAACGCTCTGCAAAAATATACAAAAACCGTGCTTATCTTTTGGAAAAACAAAATAAAAATTCTGAGGCAAAAAATGATCTCAAAAATTATTTGAAATTTAATCCTAAAGCTTCTGATAGAGGGATGATAGAACAAACAATTAGAGAATTATAA
- a CDS encoding zinc-domain-containing protein encodes MDARCPECEKVAILDDDVTIVKCPHCNFEADYDTYLEIMKDQAINMSADYIPDRPGI; translated from the coding sequence ATGGATGCAAGATGCCCAGAATGTGAAAAAGTTGCAATATTAGATGATGATGTAACTATTGTAAAATGTCCTCATTGTAATTTTGAAGCAGATTATGATACATATCTTGAAATTATGAAAGATCAGGCTATCAACATGTCAGCTGATTACATTCCAGATAGACCTGGAATTTAA
- a CDS encoding S6e family ribosomal protein — protein sequence MANFKLTISDIKGKSISKELKDSDANPLLGLELGNETDASIVGLTGKLKLTGGSDKSGVPMRNDIHGAARKRVLLSKGVGLQDAEYGQRKRKLMRGNSVSEEIYQVNCKFDGELPVEAPVEEAAEEKTKDKKE from the coding sequence TTGGCAAACTTCAAACTTACGATCTCAGATATTAAAGGAAAATCAATTTCAAAAGAACTCAAAGATAGTGATGCTAATCCTTTGTTAGGGTTAGAGTTAGGAAATGAAACTGATGCTTCTATTGTAGGATTAACTGGAAAATTAAAACTCACTGGAGGTAGTGACAAATCTGGAGTTCCAATGAGAAATGATATTCATGGTGCAGCAAGAAAAAGAGTTTTACTTTCTAAAGGTGTCGGTTTACAAGATGCAGAATATGGACAACGAAAAAGAAAACTAATGAGAGGCAATTCAGTATCAGAAGAAATCTATCAAGTAAATTGTAAGTTTGATGGAGAATTACCAGTTGAAGCTCCTGTTGAAGAAGCAGCAGAAGAAAAAACTAAAGATAAAAAAGAATAA
- a CDS encoding translation initiation factor IF-2 subunit gamma: MHWRETLPDWYIKKYGYQPCVNIGTAGHVDHGKTTLIQALTGSWTSVHSQELKRGITIRVGYSDAAFYKCKKCEDPLGYSTTPKCNNCGKESELSRVVSFVDSPGHESLMANMLSGSALMDGALLLVAANEKVPKPQTKEHLLALQTLGIQQIVVLQNKVDLLSYQEALDNYKEITNFVKGSYAAKAPVIPISAQSGLNIDALIGAIESTIKTPDRDEKADTVMHVLRSFDVNKPGIKLKDIKGGVIGGSLTQGVFNIGDEIEIKPGIMNEKKKTYEPLLTEITSLGTAAGIVESVKPGGLVAIGTKLDPSMTRSDSFIGSVIGKPGTLPDNSTLLKLDVNLFDSAVGATEDIKVQPISSGELLRLNIGTAPVLGTVKKIKSKSVEIELRRPACIFEGGNVAISRRISERWRLIGAGIVG, translated from the coding sequence ATGCATTGGAGAGAAACTCTTCCTGATTGGTACATCAAAAAATATGGTTATCAGCCATGTGTTAACATTGGTACTGCAGGTCATGTAGATCATGGAAAAACTACTCTGATTCAAGCTTTAACTGGTTCATGGACTAGTGTTCATAGTCAAGAACTAAAACGTGGAATTACAATTCGTGTTGGTTATTCTGATGCAGCATTTTACAAATGTAAAAAATGTGAAGATCCTCTGGGATATTCTACGACTCCAAAATGTAATAATTGTGGAAAAGAAAGTGAATTATCTAGAGTTGTAAGTTTTGTAGATAGTCCTGGACACGAAAGTTTGATGGCAAATATGCTTTCAGGTTCGGCATTAATGGATGGAGCATTACTTTTAGTTGCTGCAAATGAAAAAGTACCAAAACCACAAACTAAAGAACATCTCTTAGCACTACAAACCCTTGGAATCCAACAAATAGTTGTACTTCAAAATAAAGTTGATTTACTTTCGTACCAAGAGGCCCTTGATAATTATAAAGAAATTACAAATTTTGTTAAAGGAAGTTATGCTGCAAAAGCTCCAGTGATTCCAATTTCTGCACAATCTGGATTAAACATTGATGCATTAATTGGAGCTATTGAATCAACAATCAAAACACCCGATAGAGATGAAAAAGCAGATACAGTAATGCATGTTTTACGTTCTTTTGATGTTAATAAACCTGGAATAAAATTAAAAGATATCAAAGGTGGTGTAATTGGTGGAAGTTTAACTCAAGGAGTTTTCAATATTGGTGATGAAATTGAAATTAAACCAGGAATTATGAATGAAAAGAAAAAGACATACGAACCATTACTTACTGAAATTACATCCTTAGGAACTGCTGCTGGTATTGTTGAATCAGTAAAGCCTGGTGGCTTAGTTGCTATAGGAACAAAATTGGATCCTTCAATGACTAGAAGTGATTCTTTTATTGGTTCAGTTATTGGCAAACCTGGAACACTTCCTGATAATTCAACTTTGTTAAAATTAGATGTTAACTTGTTTGATTCTGCAGTTGGTGCTACAGAAGACATTAAGGTACAACCAATTTCATCAGGAGAACTTCTTCGACTTAACATTGGTACTGCACCAGTTTTAGGCACAGTAAAAAAAATAAAATCAAAGAGTGTTGAGATTGAACTTAGAAGGCCTGCCTGTATATTTGAAGGTGGTAATGTAGCAATTAGCAGAAGAATTTCTGAAAGATGGCGACTTATTGGTGCAGGAATAGTTGGTTGA
- a CDS encoding PIN domain-containing protein — MVEVICDTSFLIHLATNRIKNLDNLDVEIGQISFVVPQVVKNELFELEKNPEKKQDAQSTLNYIKNLKIIPILGSFADKELLDYVLKNRVIVATMDKELKKQIKNNGSSIMSFSNNKIVLES; from the coding sequence TTGGTTGAAGTAATCTGTGACACAAGTTTTTTAATTCATCTAGCCACAAACAGAATCAAAAATTTAGATAATCTTGACGTTGAGATTGGTCAGATTAGTTTTGTTGTACCACAAGTAGTAAAAAATGAATTATTTGAATTAGAAAAAAATCCTGAAAAAAAACAAGACGCACAATCAACTCTGAATTATATTAAAAATTTAAAAATAATTCCGATACTTGGTTCATTTGCAGACAAGGAATTACTTGATTATGTTTTAAAAAATAGAGTAATTGTAGCTACAATGGATAAAGAACTAAAAAAACAGATTAAAAATAATGGAAGTTCAATTATGTCTTTTTCAAATAACAAAATCGTTTTAGAATCTTAG
- a CDS encoding YbhB/YbcL family Raf kinase inhibitor-like protein: protein MTLSFESEAFENGGVIPKKYGYKHGNISPPLKINKIPENTKSLALIMDDPDAMGAVGKVWVHWVVWNIDPKNCEFKENSIPEYCSEGETDFGEIGYGGPAPPDKEHTYIFKLYALDKKLDNIKGSTKQEIELSMKNHIIEETILQGIFAP, encoded by the coding sequence ATGACTTTGAGTTTTGAGAGTGAAGCATTTGAAAATGGTGGAGTCATCCCAAAAAAATATGGCTATAAACATGGAAACATTAGTCCTCCTCTAAAAATTAATAAAATTCCTGAAAACACAAAATCTCTTGCTTTGATAATGGATGATCCTGATGCAATGGGAGCTGTCGGTAAAGTTTGGGTGCATTGGGTTGTATGGAATATAGATCCTAAAAATTGTGAGTTTAAAGAAAATTCTATACCGGAATATTGTAGTGAAGGAGAAACTGACTTTGGTGAAATTGGTTATGGGGGTCCAGCTCCTCCAGATAAAGAACATACGTATATTTTCAAATTATATGCTTTAGATAAAAAATTAGATAATATCAAAGGCTCAACTAAACAAGAAATTGAATTATCTATGAAAAATCATATTATTGAAGAAACTATACTTCAGGGAATATTTGCACCTTAA
- a CDS encoding STT3 domain-containing protein, whose translation MQTNTKLVSIGNFNLKLNHLLIIGVLSLAFTISLLLRAQPADYGFELNEFDPFFNYRATQYIVDNGIPSYFEWNDDRSWYPLGRDVSSTSQVTLHLTAAITYWIFGGGSDLYDFTIVFPAIFGSLSAIVIFALVRVIGGTTAGLFSALLFSVSLPILIRSPIGWFKSEPLGLFFALLAVYLLLSGISSQNKKITISKLVGAGIFTAFSISAWGGNQFFIMPLAFFFIVLPFLRTDHKFIIWSIPVYTISTIITSLAFERVSSSFIFGMGGILLIFSTLFLVSCILIQNKSTKNKTRNGLIFLLAFLIIVPLVLVINSESQFLPSASHRYLNALNPFLTTTDPLVDSVSEHATTTLSQSFLFHSVLMIFSGLGIWLIIKNIQNSKSNFIKNDMLSFALILGIIGVYTSSTFVRLEVFASVSIIILASLGLTVLTKEFFKVGFDSRKSIGNLMKLPYVVGIIFLLTVPMVYPVGSEISRMIDIPPTILNGGTAYTISTNDWLDTLDWIKNNTPKDAVVAAWWDYGYWISTMGERATLADNSTISTEIIQNIAKMLLNNPNSSWHSLNEMQTDYVLVFVAGEKLNLDSPQSFYRLGGGGDESKKQWFMRIAGLDESKYLHADGSSGTDYFWNETLLGKMFPFTLLGYVNPNNLNQQSETYVNGMIPIYEKNIKYTSDGNGPLKLVYTSPSYVEEKVGPMIGVFIYEVNKNYQPVS comes from the coding sequence TTGCAAACAAATACAAAACTTGTTTCTATAGGTAATTTTAATTTAAAATTAAATCATCTTTTAATTATTGGAGTTTTATCTTTAGCATTCACCATATCTTTACTTCTTCGTGCTCAACCTGCCGATTATGGATTTGAACTAAATGAATTTGATCCTTTTTTTAATTATCGCGCGACTCAATATATTGTTGATAATGGAATACCATCATATTTTGAATGGAATGATGATCGTAGTTGGTATCCTCTAGGTAGAGATGTTTCATCAACTTCTCAAGTAACTCTTCATCTAACTGCTGCAATTACATATTGGATTTTTGGAGGTGGGAGTGATCTATATGATTTCACAATTGTATTTCCTGCAATTTTTGGTTCACTATCTGCGATAGTTATTTTTGCATTGGTTAGAGTAATAGGCGGTACTACTGCTGGTTTATTTTCTGCCCTTTTATTTTCGGTCTCATTACCAATTTTAATTCGGAGTCCAATAGGATGGTTCAAATCTGAACCTTTAGGGTTATTTTTTGCTCTTTTAGCAGTGTATTTACTTTTAAGTGGAATATCTTCTCAAAATAAAAAAATAACTATTTCTAAACTTGTAGGAGCTGGAATTTTTACAGCATTTTCTATTTCAGCATGGGGCGGAAACCAATTTTTTATTATGCCTTTAGCCTTTTTCTTTATTGTTTTACCTTTTTTGAGGACGGATCACAAATTCATTATTTGGTCTATTCCTGTTTATACAATTAGTACTATTATTACTTCATTAGCATTTGAACGTGTCAGTTCTAGTTTTATTTTTGGTATGGGTGGAATTTTATTAATATTCTCTACTTTATTTTTAGTATCTTGTATTTTAATTCAAAATAAAAGCACTAAAAATAAAACAAGAAATGGGTTAATATTTTTATTAGCATTTTTAATTATTGTTCCTTTAGTTTTAGTGATAAATTCTGAATCTCAATTTTTACCTTCAGCCAGTCATAGATATCTTAATGCACTGAATCCATTTTTAACAACAACAGATCCATTAGTAGATTCTGTATCAGAACATGCTACCACAACTTTATCTCAATCATTCTTGTTTCATTCAGTACTTATGATTTTTTCAGGGTTAGGAATTTGGTTAATTATTAAAAATATTCAAAATTCAAAGTCTAACTTTATTAAAAATGATATGTTGTCATTTGCTTTAATTTTAGGAATTATTGGAGTATACACAAGTTCAACATTTGTTAGATTAGAAGTTTTTGCATCCGTTTCTATAATTATTTTAGCATCATTAGGTTTAACTGTATTAACAAAAGAATTCTTCAAAGTTGGATTTGATTCAAGAAAATCTATTGGTAATTTAATGAAATTACCTTATGTTGTCGGAATTATTTTTCTTCTTACCGTACCAATGGTTTATCCAGTTGGTTCAGAAATATCGCGAATGATCGATATACCTCCTACAATTTTGAATGGTGGAACTGCTTATACTATATCAACAAATGATTGGCTAGATACTCTAGATTGGATAAAAAATAATACTCCTAAAGACGCTGTTGTAGCAGCCTGGTGGGATTATGGGTACTGGATTTCAACTATGGGTGAAAGAGCTACTTTAGCAGATAATTCAACAATTAGTACAGAGATTATTCAAAATATAGCAAAAATGTTATTGAATAATCCTAATTCATCATGGCATTCTTTAAATGAAATGCAAACAGATTATGTACTTGTTTTTGTTGCTGGTGAAAAATTAAATTTGGATTCTCCTCAATCATTTTATAGATTAGGCGGTGGAGGTGATGAATCAAAGAAACAATGGTTCATGAGAATTGCAGGATTAGATGAATCAAAATATCTGCATGCTGATGGATCAAGTGGTACTGATTATTTCTGGAATGAAACTTTACTAGGTAAAATGTTCCCATTTACTTTATTAGGATATGTAAATCCTAATAATTTGAATCAACAATCTGAAACATATGTAAATGGTATGATACCAATTTATGAAAAAAACATAAAATACACTTCTGATGGAAATGGACCTCTAAAATTAGTTTATACATCACCCAGTTATGTTGAAGAAAAAGTTGGACCTATGATTGGTGTTTTTATTTATGAAGTAAACAAAAATTACCAGCCTGTATCTTAA
- a CDS encoding RNA-protein complex protein Nop10, with the protein MRFLLRKCSKCYHYTLKEKCPKCSEETISVHPAKFSPDDKYMRYRLAERYS; encoded by the coding sequence ATGAGATTTTTACTAAGAAAATGTTCAAAGTGCTATCACTACACATTAAAAGAAAAATGTCCAAAGTGTAGTGAAGAAACAATTTCAGTACATCCTGCTAAATTTTCACCAGATGACAAATACATGAGATATAGGTTAGCTGAAAGATACTCTTAA